The Pleurodeles waltl isolate 20211129_DDA chromosome 7, aPleWal1.hap1.20221129, whole genome shotgun sequence genome contains the following window.
TCAACCACAAGTATTAAGAAATCAGCACTTGTGAATCCTAAGAAGGGGCAGAAAATCAGCGTTTGAAGGTGTGGTTTACCTTGAGAGTTTAGACACATGTATTTCTGGGGGCATTCAAAATTCCTCTCTGTCCCCTTGCCACACTGGCAATGGTCAGAGATTTACTCCAGCAAGAGGATGGAGTAACTCAATTTCCAGGATGGGAAAGGGAAGGGATCACCCTCAGTGTGGTGGAGcggaaaaatgtgtgtttgtgcagAGGGCTTCGTTTTTTCCTCTGTGCATCATGCTCTATTGTGGACAACTCAATCCAAGTGGGATCAAGAACCCTTGCGAAGAGCCATAGAACATTCCCAGAAGTATACCCGGAAAGCTGTTCCTGGTGCAGCTTTCTAGGTGTACTTTTGGGAACATTTGTGAATCCCAAAATGCAGTAAATCTGCAAGTAGAACGTAAATCTACAGCGGCTGATTCGGGTGCAAACGTGCTACTTTTTGGATCCCAATGTCTTGGCCCTTGAATAATAATAACATCGTTTATCAGTCAAAAGGGGAGTGGGCACATTTTATTACCCTGGGTTAGATGGAAGGCTGAGTCAGTCATTCTGCCACTCAGTACCTGTCTGGACTTGAAGTTGTGAGCCAGCATGCCAACTGAAATATAGGAAATGAGGCCAAATTTACAGGGCTCCCCCACCCCGATCTTTACCCTCTTCTCCTCCGTATATGCCAAGCCCTTTCTTTGTAGCCTGTCTTAAACATGAGTTCTCGAACCTTCATTAACAGAACACCATGTTCCTTCATTACCTGAAGCGCAGCAGTGTATAGCATCCCtgatatggtaaaaaaaaaaagtgacattaaATCGACATCAGGTAAACCGGGCCTCTCCCAGTTTTCTACTCCCCTATTTACATCATGTCTCTACCAAAGTCCCGTCCCACAGATATGCAAACACTCTACTGGGATACACATCTGGGGAAACACACTGCCCGTGCCTACTGGTTTGTATCCGGGTGTAGAACTCTCTCATCCCCACCATCCAATTGATACACGTATGCGTGGCTGAACGTCTTCCCGTCCAAACCGTAGTTTAGAGTCTGCACCATCTTGACTGACACGCATCTCTGTTTAGCGAGGTAACCCACTGTTCTAAGGCAGTGAAGCTGACAAGGCTTCCAGAAATAGACACGATTCTGCCAACGAGGTCACCTGAAATACAAAGTACTGCAGATGGGGCCCCCAGGCATACGTCAGAGGAATCATTTCAAAATACTGCAAATCAAGTATCTAGAATATGCTACAATTCTGGAGGTAGAGCCTCCAGAACAAGACATAATACTGAGGATGAAGGCCCTAAGAATGGACACAAAATGGTGTCTTAGAGAGCACACGAAACAAGGGGCTGCCGGGACACAGTGCTGCATATAATATCTCCAGAAAGTATCACAATCCTGAAAATAATGTCCCGGGAAGTAATCACAGCACCCCAAAAGAACTCTCTAGAAATGGGCACAACATTGCAGACGACTGTTGGTGGCGCTGTCCTCCCATCTCAGTTGTCTGTAAGTGCACTGAACGCGATTATAGTTCCCTGAAGCAGCGCGTTTACACCCAGTGCGAGTCAGCAGGCATCGGTTTTTAAGAGGTGATGATTTATATTTTGCTGAGCGTGCCTCGTGTCTATGTTATAAGGTTCTAGCCTAACATATAGTGCAATGCTGAAATGCAGTCTCCGGGCCTTCCGGCCGCTGACCTAGGCGCTATATGTGTCTACTACCGCAGGGCTGCGGTTTACTGACTGGCTCTCAGTGGTATGGCGGTGTGCCTTTTAAAGGGCGACCCATTCCTTACAGTTAAGGAGACCTGCGAACAGAGCGGGGCAGCACTTGCCCAGCGTCTGGCCAGCTTGACGATTTTTAAAAAACTAATAGAAAATGGCATGTTGGTTCTCAACGCCTCCCCAGGGCCTGGGTGCCACGCGGTGCCCGAACTCCAGAGTACTCACGAATAAAAGGAAATTCGACATGAGCAATGTACGAAAATAACTGCCCCAGCAGAGCCTGGAGAGTAATTAGATATACCAAATTAGCCCAAGAATAGTAACAGTATATGCGTCTTTTCGCTCCCTCGCCCAGAGTAGAGGAGGTTTATCCCTCAAAACTGAGCCCCTTTAATATTGTCAACTGTTGTTAACATTTGTATCAGATTTCACTAAAGCGCCTAGATGCACTTCTTCTTTGAGAATATGCTGACTAAAGAGTGTACCCTTGACTTGGAACTGTCCCTTTAACTAATTATTGGAGCACAATTGCCCATGTGCCTCGCAGGGTGGCAGCAGTGCACACCCTCTCGCACCCCCCAGTGCCATTCCTGCCTAGTAGGCCCCTAGTAAGCCCTGGAGGCACCTGGAGCCAAGCCagcacaagaccaaaacagcaacagCTTCATCTCTATGTTGTAACTCTTTCATCACTTTGACAATACCACGAAGCTCTGCGTGACTGTACATATTACACAGACTTTTCTGTGGCTACAGACTACTAGCAGGACTACCCTTTCGTTCTTAATCCTGCAGGCTTTACCTAAAACCacaagttttttttgtttacaatatgCGCTCATTGACCAGGCATCTGCATCTGCAACAAAGCATAGTGACGTAGTAAGAATAGAGCTTCTGCTTCCAGAACTCAACCACCCTCCCAATGACTCATAGGCTGCTTCCTTGCCTTAGACCCTGCACAGTGCTCCGCACGCGCACATACACACATGACATTCACCATCCTGTCCCACtacactgcatttctaaagtgaatgCCCTGTACAACCACGGGTGGTGGACAGACCAGTGTCATTGCAACTAGCATTAGGCACAAGGCAGATCTAATGGAGAGGTGCAGTGCTGTGCATGCTTTCTAAGTTGCAGGTATCCTAAATATTACTACTTGTACCCcctctatcacccccccccccaagattttACACGAACATCAATCCTGAAATTGATACACTCCTATTCTCTTGCATTTTCTAATTTCCCAACTGTGTCGGCATTCTAGTTCACCAGTTCCACATAGTTCCCTCCTGATCCAGTTGACAACATATTGGCTTTTGGACATCTGCAGAAATTCTACGAAGAAACCTCCAGACAATTTCTGTTGCAGCTCAACTTGATGCATGGTTCCAATGCTGCCTGCTAGTTATTTGTATTTTATCAGCAGAATTTAACATGATGTTTCAGATGTCCACAAACCCATATGCTGCAAATGCTGCCAGTATAACAGTCTGTAACTGGTCAACTGGAATTGTCACCTAGGTAGACCCCATTTCTAGCTAGTTCACTTCAGTAGCACTCTGCGCATTTCCAGATTATCTCATGGTGTTCATTCTAGCTGAGTCTAAAAATGTTAACAAGTCTCACTCTGGCAGAAGTAAAGCACTGCACCATGAATGCAGTCCGTGTCACTAAAACACTTTGACTCCAGGCTAAGAGTAAAATGATACAATTTTAGTAAAAACTTATGTTGGGCTTTCCCAAAACAGTTGCAAGCACAAACACGAGAATCCAGATTTGGTGGAAGGTATGCTTTGTGAAGCATTTATTAAAATGGTCAGTAGACATTGACTAAGACAGCTGCACAAGGGCAGTTTCAGGCATCAGCACCAGAGCACAGGGCTGAAAAATCCCTGAGAATTTGAACACGTGCCCCAGTAAGCGGGACCTGATATCTTAAGTCCAGATTTATAGTTCTAGCACAGGTTTCCGGGAGAGATGATGGGATGGCTCAATATTGTAAAAATCATTTTGTACAAAGTAGTCCAGAGTCTGGATGGAAGGCAAGTTACGCATTAACCCAATGGAAGGAAAAGTTACTTGGCAGACCCAGCAGGTTCAGACATTTGCAGGGGACCAACAAGCACGGTAGCATGTGAAGAAAACACAAGGCGCTTCTGCAGCAAACAAGGCTTAGGCACGGGACGGGGTGACTAGGCAACCCTGGGAATCATTTGAGACTTGATAGATCTGGCCAACTGGTCTACTGGTGAAGTGGTTGTCTGTGAACTGGCGTGTACACAGAGAAGTCTTTGAAAATGTCCACATTTCTTTTGCCTTCTATTTTTTGCAGTTGACCCAGAATACCCCGTCCCTTTTGTGTTGGTTTCTGTGCCTTGGTCCCCTAGTTGTCCTTTGGAATTATTTCCAGTTCTATTTATTTTCCCCAGTGATTTTGACACATTTTAAGGTTCAGTTGCAAAGTCTCCTGGTACATGCCATCACAGAACCAGTTCATTCCAGTAGACATCCAGTCCAGTCCAGTTCATATCAAGGTTATCTccatttctttctccagattgtttTATTAGATCGTAACCAACAATAGCAGGCAGCACACCTTTGTCTAGAGGCTAGTTGCTGAAAAGCTCACTATGGATAGATGTGAGATACTGTGAGCCATCTTGTTCCTGACAGCGGCATACTGTTGCTTTAATAGCCAGAGGTTTGGTATGCTTTTGTGAGCAGCAAATGTTTGATATTAATGTAAGCACAAGGTAACACGGTGACTGACATTTTCTTAAACACAAACAACAGTTCTAGTTCTTCCACCAAAGTTCCTTAATTCAAAATAGGAATAAATACCTTCAGGAGAACTGATCCCTATTCCAAATGTATGCATTGTTTTAGCTATCGTTACCTTCTtcgtcgtcatcatcatcatcatcatcatcatcatcatcatcatcatcatcatcatcatcttcatcttcatcatcatcttcaAGTTTCTTTACAATTTTATCCTCATCGTCGTCATCATCTTCGTCAtcgtcatcatcgtcatcatcgtcGTCGTCATCATCATCTTTGTCATCATCTTTATCATCGtcgtcctcatcatcatcatcatcatctttatcATCATCAtcgtcgtcatcatcatcatcgtcatcgTCGTCATCATCAtcgtcgtcatcatcatcatcatcatcatcatcgtcgtcgtcatcatcatcatttttATCATCATCGTcgtcatcatcatcgtcatcatcatctttgttatcatcatcatcattgtcgTCATCATCTTTGTTAtcgtcatcatcgtcatcatcattgtcgtcatcatcatcatcatcgtcatcatcatcgtcgtcatcatcatcatctttgtcatcatcatcatcgtcatcatctttATCATCATCATCTTTATCATCGTCATCAttatcgtcatcatcatcatcatcatcatcatcatcatcatcatcgttgtcaccatcatcatcgtcatcatcagctCCACCTTGGTCTTCATGGCCCTCCTCAttgttgtcatcatcatcatcatcatcatgtgttcCTGTGGCCTGTCCTTGAACTTGAGGGATTAAGTTCACCTGAAGTGAACATACGAATGTGAGAAGTAAACAAATCAGCCAGACTTTCTGGGACGCCATCCTGGATAAATGTGCGGACTGCCCGCGTCCCTTCACCAAGTAAAACTTATGTTGCTCCAAATAATACTGTTCAGCACAATCACTCCAAAGCCCAGAAACAGTGAAGACAAATCCTCGAGGCAAGGTCTAGCTAGATCCAGCAGAGTACACCAGTTCCAAGAAGCATACGTATATTTCCTATCGGTCCAGCGTTCTTGACAGGAAAATATCCAGCAGTGCGGAGCACACGGGAGCGAGGGAGACAAAGTTGTCCGAGACAGACAAAAGTGAGGAATGAAAGAGCCTTCTGAACGCCAGACCCATGCACGGATCTGTCTATGATTGATGGTGCCAGCTGCGAACAAGAGAGCCCGTTCTTCCCAGCCAATGGCTGCAAGGGTGGGAGTTTTCCCAACTTTTCCATATCTCCAAATTAGAAAGCAGTGATGACACGCACCCCTGCATGACCATATTTGAATCTCACTCTGTGTGAAAGGTTATCGGAGGCAGCCCTCGGAGACGTTAATAGTAAGCACGCCACGTCGCTATTGGATAACTATATTTAGATCTCGCCGGTCCCAGTACAGTGCACTGAATTGTAACCAGAGAAAGAGCAAGTTACCGAGTGCATTCACAGTCCCTCTTCCCAAATCTGCCCTTCTGCACTTACCTCAAAGATGTGCCACCAGACAGGTGCACGAATGTAGAACGGGATGGAGGCGTGGCCTACCGGCCAGAGCTGCCCAAGCTGCAGTTAGGAAACCTGGCGAAGTACGTAACTGTTGAATAAAACAGTCGGCTATTGTTTCATCTAGTAGAAAACGCTTACCTAGACCAACTAGTTCATTTAACAAGAGCCGAGGGATGATAAACCCCTTTATAGGACGTAGTCAGTTATTTCACGGGCTTACATGTGAGTAAGGTGGGGGTTGAGTTCACTTATTACCTCTCAGACCTCACGCGAAGGCACACAAAGGACCATAGAGTGCTGGTTGACCTCTGCCCGAGGCGTGGCACTGCAGAGATGAGCGGCACGGAACATAGAGTGCTGACAGACCTCTGCCCGAGACACGTCGGCGCAGGTATGAAGGGCTTCAAATGCACCAACCATAGAGTCAATGCCGgagtgggaacccaaagcagccctgacaaCTTTTGTCAGGCCTCCTCCCATGGGGTGCatagcgagcctgaccactacaatcgCTCCCCCCCCCTTCCAAAAGAAATTTGGGGGAAAATAGCAAAAACGGGGTATTCGACAACACATTCattatatattaaattgtattcgtttttaaagcatagaaaATGATTACCTTAcactgcaccaggatacagcaatctttggTGGGGTCCTTCAATgactccctcaccatcaccctctagcactgcctctcatctctccataaccgctccctcacatgtatttaatttgttttatatccCCTCTCTTACCAGCGTtgtgtgttggagcactttacatcacacacagacacagaaccaatgaatcatacatgtgtaaatacatgtatagaaaatgttgacaaagggaaCTACAAGGTGTTGTAGTCACGTCATCCATGCTGGTAGGCATCTTTTAAGAGCGCTTGGTCTTGAAATGCATAAACCcaagattcagaacataacacaatggttATGGTTGATTTTACTAATTACAATTTGCTTCTACCTAaaaaaaccctttttagcaaaattgggataatcaaagactgggagaaACATAGCATTCTAACCTGTATTACGCAGTTtgcttgcagctctttgatggcagttcataactcactgtgccagATTTTGATTGTACCTTATGAATTGCACAGCAACAAAAGGAGCTTTGTGACTAAAGCAGTATCCCACTCAGCTATGTACATAAAACAATGTTCTTTGATCtccatagtacacgttctttgcagaaggAATACTAACCTTCTGCTCCACcttaggtgagtcaaaactgccactagacaatacCACgacctctctccagcaggtacattaatcagcagttatcttggcacttttattgttgcatgaaaactgttggatatagaaGAAACTCAGCAGTGCATTTGAAAGGGCTGCACTGCTACAAATCTGGCCCCCAATAACAAAAGCAGGCCACCACCATTCCAGCCTCTCATACTGTGATGGCCAATGCCCGGTAGACTTTTGACAGATCTCTAACTGAGGCGTGGCTGTACAGGCAACGAGTATTAAATGCAGGAATCCTACAGTGCTGACAGGCCACTACCTGAGGGAGAGTAATGAATGCAGGGATCCTACTGTGCTGACAGACAAAGTGAATGCAGGGATCATAGGGTGCTGACAGACCTCCCATCTGAGGCATGGTGGTGCAGGCAGCAAGTAGTGGATGTAGGGATCCTACGGTGCTGACAGAACCGCTACCTGAGGGAGAGTAGTAAATGCAGGATCCTACTGTGCTGACAGACCGCTATCTTAGGGATAGCAGTGAATGCAGGGATCATAAAGTGCTGACAGACCTCCCGCCTGAGGCATGGTGGTGCAGGCAGCGAGTAGTGGATGTAGGGATCCTATGGTGCTGACAGACGGCTACCTGAGAGAGAAGAATGGGAATGCAGGGATCCTACTGTGCTGGCAGACCCCTATCTGAGGGATAGCAGAGGATGCAGGGATCATAGAGTGCTGACAGATCTCCCACCTGAGACATGGTGGTGCAGGCAGCGAGTAGTGGATGTAGGGATCCTACGGTGCTGACAGAACCGCTACCTGAGGGAGAGTAATGAATGCAGGGATCCTACTGTGCTGACAGCCCGCTATCTGAGAGATAGCAGTGAATGCAGGGATCACAGAGTGCTGACAGACCTCCTACCTGAGGCATGGTGGTGCAGGCAGCGAGTAGTGGATGTAGGGATACTACGGTGCTGACAGAACTGCTACCTGAGGTAGAGTAATGAATGCAGGGATCCTACTGTGCTGACAGACCGCTATCTGAGGTATAGTAGTGAATGCATGGATTATAGATTGCTGACAGACCTCCCACCCGAGGCATGGTGGTGCAAGCAGCGAGTAGTGGATGCTGTGATACTGTAGTCCTAACAGAGCATTACCTGCAGGAGAGCAGCCAATGCAGGGATCATAGGGTGCTGACAGACCTCCCACCTGAGGCATGGTGGTGCAGGTAGCGAGTAGTGCATGTAGGGGTCCTACGGTGCTGACAGACCGCTACCTGAGGGAGAGTAGTAAATGCAGGATCCTACTGTGCTGACAGACCGCTATCTGAGGGATAGCAGTGAATGCAGGGACCATAAAGTGCTGACAGACCTCCCACCTGAGGCATAGTGGTGCAGGCAGCGAGTAGTGGATGTAGGGATACTGTAGTCCTAACAGAGCATTACCTGCAGGAGAGCAGCGAATGCAGGGATCAGAGAGTGCTGACTGGCCTCTACCTGATTCATGGTAGTGTAGACTGCAAGCAGTAAATCCCTGGAATGACTACCAGTGTGCTGCCAAATCTCAGCCTGAGATAAGGCATTGCATGAGGGGATAAGT
Protein-coding sequences here:
- the LOC138246355 gene encoding dentin sialophosphoprotein-like, with the translated sequence MASQKVWLICLLLTFVCSLQVNLIPQVQGQATGTHDDDDDDDNNEEGHEDQGGADDDDDDGDNDDDDDDDDDDDDDDNDDDDKDDDDKDDDDDDDDKDDDDDDDDDDDDDDDDDNDDDDDDDNKDDDDNDDDDNKDDDDDDDDDDDDKNDDDDDDDDDDDDDDDDDDDDDDDDDDDDDDDDDKDDDDDDEDDDDKDDDKDDDDDDDDDDDDDDEDDDDDEDKIVKKLEDDDEDEDDDDDDDDDDDDDDDDDDDEEDDDDDDDDEEYKTGSLCNYCAFCKHCDDCDKCPCKEGDESEHCADCEYCHFCYVCPVICETACKPGSYVDELTGAVYQSIANIFEQRAN